In Planctomycetota bacterium, a genomic segment contains:
- a CDS encoding ribulokinase produces the protein MSLEPGTRFVLGVDFGTNSARALVVDCSNGREVATHVVNYPSGEHGILLDPAEPDLARQRPDDYIIGFEGSVRGAVEAALNDAAFAPDRVVGIGIDTTGSTPIPVDKEGTPLGMTPAFKEHLAAQAWLWKDHTSHAEAAEITALAQKRGEPYLAKCGGTYSSEWFWSKVLKCARVAPDVFDAAYSWVECADWIPAYACGNLDPAKLVRGVCAAGHKAMYHEQWGGLPSEDFLSELDPKLGALRSRLYDVAVPSSEPAGRLDPQVAERCGLPAGIPIATGAFDAHHGAVGAGVSPGTLVKIMGTSTCDITTWPVDERKPLDDIPGLCGIVPGSVIANEYGLEAGQSAVGDLFNWVARQIAPEKYTDAGDAHVAMTQEAERLRPGATGLLALDWNNGNRTVLVNSRLSGLLLGQTLHTTTAEVYRAVVEATAFGALMIVNRFEEYGVKIERVINCGGIAEKSPFVMQIYADVLNRPMQVSRSGQTCALGAAIFGSIVGGAYSKAADAQAAMTGVKDKVYTPDPQAVMVYAELFGLYATLHDAFGGVNSSASLGEVMPKLMAIRDRQRKTGS, from the coding sequence ATGAGCCTCGAACCCGGAACCCGGTTTGTCCTTGGCGTCGACTTCGGAACCAACTCGGCCCGCGCCTTGGTCGTGGACTGCTCGAACGGACGTGAAGTCGCCACTCACGTCGTGAACTACCCGAGCGGAGAGCACGGCATCCTGCTGGACCCCGCCGAGCCCGACCTTGCTCGTCAGCGGCCCGACGATTACATCATCGGCTTCGAAGGCAGCGTCCGCGGCGCGGTCGAAGCGGCCCTTAACGACGCTGCGTTCGCGCCGGATCGAGTTGTCGGCATTGGCATCGATACGACCGGGTCGACGCCCATTCCCGTCGATAAGGAAGGCACGCCGCTGGGCATGACCCCCGCGTTCAAGGAACATCTGGCCGCGCAGGCGTGGCTGTGGAAAGACCACACGTCGCACGCGGAAGCCGCGGAAATCACGGCCCTGGCGCAAAAGCGCGGCGAGCCTTACCTGGCAAAGTGCGGCGGAACATATTCGTCTGAGTGGTTCTGGTCGAAGGTGCTCAAGTGTGCACGGGTGGCGCCGGATGTGTTCGACGCGGCATACTCGTGGGTCGAATGTGCGGACTGGATCCCGGCATACGCATGCGGAAACCTTGACCCGGCCAAGCTTGTCCGCGGCGTGTGCGCGGCGGGGCACAAGGCGATGTATCACGAACAGTGGGGCGGCCTGCCCAGCGAAGATTTTTTAAGCGAGCTGGACCCGAAGCTCGGAGCGTTGCGGTCGCGGCTGTACGACGTGGCCGTGCCCTCCAGCGAACCCGCGGGTCGGCTCGACCCACAAGTCGCCGAACGATGCGGTTTGCCCGCGGGCATCCCGATCGCCACCGGCGCTTTCGACGCGCACCACGGCGCGGTCGGTGCCGGTGTCTCGCCGGGCACGCTGGTGAAGATCATGGGCACCAGCACGTGCGACATCACGACCTGGCCGGTGGACGAACGTAAGCCGCTGGACGACATCCCGGGCCTATGCGGGATCGTGCCCGGCTCGGTCATCGCGAATGAGTACGGACTCGAAGCCGGGCAGTCCGCGGTCGGCGACTTGTTCAACTGGGTGGCGCGGCAAATCGCCCCCGAGAAATACACCGACGCCGGCGACGCACACGTCGCCATGACCCAGGAAGCCGAGCGGCTACGTCCGGGGGCAACCGGTCTGCTTGCGCTCGATTGGAACAACGGTAATCGCACCGTGCTGGTCAACTCACGGCTTTCCGGCTTGCTGCTCGGACAAACGTTGCACACCACCACCGCCGAGGTCTACCGCGCCGTCGTCGAGGCGACGGCGTTCGGCGCGTTGATGATCGTCAACCGTTTCGAGGAGTACGGCGTCAAGATCGAACGCGTCATCAACTGCGGCGGCATCGCCGAGAAAAGCCCGTTCGTCATGCAGATCTACGCCGACGTGCTGAACCGGCCGATGCAGGTCAGCCGGTCCGGCCAGACTTGCGCGTTGGGCGCAGCGATCTTCGGATCGATTGTTGGCGGGGCTTACAGCAAAGCCGCCGACGCCCAAGCCGCCATGACTGGCGTGAAAGACAAGGTCTACACGCCCGACCCTCAGGCCGTCATGGTTTACGCCGAGTTGTTTGGGTTGTACGCGACCTTGCACGACGCCTTTGGCGGCGTGAACAGCTCGGCAAGCCTTGGCGAGGTCATGCCGAAGCTCATGGCCATCCGCGACCGTCAGCGCAAAACCGGTT
- a CDS encoding right-handed parallel beta-helix repeat-containing protein: MKFSPIAVALPALCLLLATVLITADTYANDADVFERLPIEIEAVGINGRTLVVAPDGKPDAAGTEDDPLSLQAAADQTQPGDTVLLRGGTYRNADNPGEFAVLIIRNPGTAENWIRYANYPGEHPVFDFNSLRAIQVAGASHLVIEGLEIDGRNDEVDPKEAWDHAEAFKGDDFTRNEFFGVGIRVSTSDDGGPKRFAHHIIIRNNHVHHCSGGGIATGRADYLLIEDNIVHHNAFYTPWGGSGISIWTSANHDDRQDVYRTVVRRNICFQNDNLVEFWMLNSLSDGNGIILDALQNTQDNLTQDGYNRAYEGRILVADNLCFYNGGRGVNVFESDNADIVNNTLFANAQRGNIENEIEFGRAHNMNVHFNVIVPLPDKRAFGGYQSENVVNSHNMISGGEEHPNFKFGPSTLRETPRFIKKPKRATPGHPPVDLDSFDFSLRPNSPGAGVMGARLAD, translated from the coding sequence ATGAAGTTCTCCCCCATTGCCGTCGCGCTGCCCGCGCTGTGCCTGCTGCTCGCCACCGTCCTCATCACGGCCGACACGTACGCCAATGACGCCGACGTCTTCGAGCGCCTTCCCATCGAGATCGAAGCGGTTGGCATCAACGGCCGAACCCTCGTCGTCGCGCCCGACGGCAAGCCCGACGCCGCCGGCACGGAGGACGACCCGCTCTCGCTCCAAGCCGCCGCCGATCAGACCCAGCCCGGCGACACCGTCCTGCTCCGGGGGGGCACTTACCGCAACGCCGACAACCCCGGCGAATTCGCGGTTTTGATCATCCGCAACCCGGGCACCGCCGAGAACTGGATCCGGTACGCCAACTATCCCGGCGAGCATCCGGTGTTCGATTTCAACAGCCTGCGCGCCATCCAAGTTGCCGGCGCGAGTCACCTCGTCATTGAGGGCCTCGAGATCGACGGCCGCAACGACGAGGTCGATCCCAAGGAAGCCTGGGACCACGCCGAAGCCTTCAAGGGCGACGACTTCACGCGTAACGAGTTTTTCGGCGTAGGCATCCGCGTCAGCACGTCGGACGATGGCGGCCCGAAACGTTTTGCGCATCACATCATCATCCGCAACAATCACGTTCACCACTGTTCGGGCGGCGGGATCGCCACCGGCCGGGCCGACTACCTCCTCATCGAGGACAACATCGTTCACCACAACGCGTTCTACACCCCCTGGGGCGGCAGCGGCATCAGCATCTGGACCAGCGCGAACCACGACGACCGCCAGGACGTCTACCGCACGGTGGTCCGCCGGAACATCTGCTTCCAGAACGATAACCTTGTCGAATTCTGGATGCTCAATTCGCTCTCCGACGGCAACGGCATCATCCTCGACGCCCTACAAAACACCCAAGACAACCTCACCCAGGACGGCTACAACCGGGCGTATGAGGGGCGGATCCTCGTCGCGGACAACCTCTGCTTCTACAACGGCGGCCGGGGCGTCAACGTCTTCGAGTCGGACAACGCGGATATCGTGAACAACACGTTGTTCGCAAACGCGCAGCGGGGGAACATCGAGAACGAGATCGAATTCGGCCGGGCGCACAACATGAACGTCCACTTCAACGTGATCGTGCCGCTGCCGGACAAGCGGGCGTTCGGTGGATACCAATCGGAGAACGTCGTGAACAGCCACAACATGATCTCCGGCGGCGAAGAGCACCCGAACTTCAAGTTCGGCCCGAGCACACTCCGCGAGACGCCACGGTTTATCAAGAAGCCCAAACGCGCCACGCCCGGCCACCCGCCCGTGGACCTGGACAGCTTCGATTTCTCCTTGCGGCCCAACTCGCCCGGCGCAGGCGTGATGGGTGCCCGACTTGCCGATTGA